A stretch of Nonomuraea africana DNA encodes these proteins:
- a CDS encoding STAS domain-containing protein, producing the protein MVVRSWTDGRFALVQAVGDLDLAAVPRLREELDRVLAPMRGPQLAIDLTEVPFCDSVGLGLLVSTLTRIKDLHGRLILVVGPGMIHHLLAITNLDRHFELSDSVDGARQALAA; encoded by the coding sequence ATGGTGGTCAGGTCGTGGACGGATGGTCGGTTCGCTCTAGTCCAAGCAGTCGGTGACCTGGATCTGGCGGCCGTCCCCCGCCTGCGCGAGGAGCTCGACCGGGTCCTGGCGCCCATGCGCGGTCCGCAGCTGGCCATCGACCTGACCGAGGTGCCGTTCTGCGACTCCGTGGGCCTGGGCCTGCTGGTCTCGACGCTGACCAGGATCAAGGACCTGCACGGCAGGCTCATCCTGGTGGTCGGCCCAGGGATGATCCACCACCTTCTGGCGATCACGAACCTCGACCGCCACTTCGAGCTCAGCGACTCCGTCGACGGCGCGCGCCAGGCGCTGGCCGCCTGA
- a CDS encoding LCP family protein: MEEDDAAVAVGGDAPGSVRLAGRRPPRKPGRGARARRRNLILAGSMSALVLAGTGWVWATPQKIGSVDAGLGGTEQAPSGPMNILLVGVDKRDDLTRKEQNRLKLGRETGERTDTMMLIHLSADHRKVTVVSLPRDTWTTIPGKGQHKINSAYQFGGAKLARQTVQQATGLPITRYIEVNVLGFVNVVDRLGGVTVCTPVPINDPKTGLNLAAGTHQLDGARALGYARTRATARSDLDRIDRQQQVISAMLSKALSNPANLISFVNSSLATIKVDPDDGLVPLVEQLKDVSLDDVKFASVPLTDVDFKTPTGESAVLWDKERAADLFRRIGADQDLAKPAPKPSVLPTQSVRSVPPDQIKVKVLNGTLITGLGARTKAGLLAAGFKVPGVPGNTTRKDFAKTVVRYGEGMENAAKTVAAAIPGAELKQTGVDGIEVVVGQDQPKVRKPKSAATPSASPSPQITPTTRTASQNICKKAG, encoded by the coding sequence TTGGAGGAGGATGACGCGGCTGTTGCCGTGGGCGGTGACGCTCCTGGGAGCGTCAGGCTCGCCGGACGCCGACCTCCGCGTAAACCCGGCAGGGGGGCGAGGGCGAGGCGGCGCAACCTGATCCTCGCCGGCTCCATGTCGGCGCTCGTCCTGGCTGGCACCGGCTGGGTGTGGGCCACGCCGCAGAAGATCGGCTCGGTCGACGCCGGGCTGGGCGGCACCGAGCAGGCGCCCTCGGGGCCGATGAACATCCTGCTGGTCGGCGTCGACAAGCGCGACGACCTCACCCGCAAGGAGCAGAACCGGCTCAAGCTCGGCCGTGAGACCGGCGAGCGGACCGACACGATGATGCTGATCCATCTGTCGGCCGACCACCGCAAGGTGACCGTGGTCAGCCTGCCGCGCGACACCTGGACGACCATTCCCGGCAAGGGCCAGCACAAGATCAACTCCGCATACCAGTTCGGCGGCGCCAAGCTGGCCCGCCAGACCGTGCAGCAGGCGACGGGGCTGCCGATCACCAGGTACATCGAGGTGAACGTCCTCGGCTTCGTCAACGTGGTCGACCGGCTCGGCGGGGTGACCGTCTGCACGCCCGTGCCCATCAACGACCCCAAGACGGGGCTCAACCTCGCCGCCGGCACCCACCAGCTCGACGGCGCCAGAGCGCTCGGCTACGCCCGCACCAGGGCGACCGCCCGCTCCGACCTCGACCGCATCGACCGCCAGCAGCAGGTCATCTCGGCGATGCTGAGCAAGGCGCTGTCCAACCCGGCAAACCTGATCTCCTTCGTCAACTCCTCGCTCGCCACGATCAAGGTGGACCCCGACGACGGGCTCGTGCCGCTGGTCGAGCAGCTCAAGGACGTCTCGCTCGACGACGTGAAGTTCGCCAGCGTGCCGCTGACCGACGTCGACTTCAAGACGCCGACCGGCGAGTCGGCCGTGCTCTGGGACAAGGAGCGGGCCGCCGACCTGTTCCGGCGCATCGGCGCCGACCAGGACCTCGCCAAGCCGGCTCCGAAGCCGTCGGTCCTGCCCACGCAGTCCGTCAGGTCCGTGCCGCCCGACCAGATCAAGGTCAAGGTGCTCAACGGCACGCTCATCACCGGGCTCGGCGCGCGCACCAAGGCGGGGCTGCTCGCCGCCGGGTTCAAGGTGCCGGGCGTACCCGGCAACACCACGCGGAAGGACTTCGCGAAGACCGTCGTGCGCTACGGCGAGGGCATGGAGAACGCCGCGAAGACCGTGGCCGCCGCGATCCCCGGGGCCGAGCTGAAGCAGACCGGCGTCGACGGCATCGAGGTGGTCGTGGGCCAGGACCAGCCGAAGGTGCGCAAGCCGAAGTCGGCCGCCACGCCGTCCGCCTCCCCTTCCCCGCAGATCACACCCACCACCCGAACGGCGAGTCAGAACATCTGCAAGAAAGCCGGATAA
- a CDS encoding glycosyltransferase family 2 protein, giving the protein MKQFPDSPAQPAFPQTRAWPAISVVMPILNEERHLREAVDQILAQAYPGPIEVVLAVGPSRDRTQEVADAIAAADPRVTVVANPTGRTPNALNAAIGASRHEIIARVDGHAMLPDDYLRVAVETLEETGADNVGGVMAAEGVTAFEQAVARAMTSKIGVGSAAFHVGGTAGPADTVYLGVFRRSALKRVGGYDEHFQRAQDWEMNHRIRESGGLVWFQPRMRVTYRPRPNLRALAKQYFHYGRWRRVVARTHEGTINLRYLAPPAVVVAIVAGLLVSPFFPLALIVPGGYMLAITGGSVLTGSGLPARARFALPFVYATMHLSWGWGFLTSPRKLSRPQR; this is encoded by the coding sequence ATGAAGCAGTTCCCCGACTCGCCCGCGCAGCCCGCGTTCCCACAGACGCGCGCCTGGCCGGCGATCTCCGTCGTGATGCCGATCCTCAACGAGGAACGGCACCTGCGCGAGGCCGTCGACCAGATCCTCGCCCAGGCCTACCCAGGCCCCATCGAAGTCGTGCTCGCCGTCGGACCCTCACGCGACCGCACCCAGGAGGTGGCCGACGCGATCGCGGCGGCGGACCCCAGGGTGACCGTGGTGGCCAACCCGACGGGACGCACCCCCAACGCGCTCAACGCCGCCATCGGCGCCTCCCGCCACGAGATCATCGCCAGGGTCGACGGGCATGCCATGCTCCCCGACGACTACCTCAGGGTGGCGGTCGAGACGCTGGAGGAGACCGGAGCCGACAACGTCGGCGGCGTCATGGCGGCCGAGGGCGTCACCGCCTTCGAGCAGGCCGTCGCCCGCGCGATGACCTCCAAGATCGGCGTCGGCTCGGCCGCCTTCCACGTGGGCGGCACGGCGGGCCCCGCCGACACCGTCTACCTGGGCGTGTTCAGGCGCTCGGCCCTGAAGCGGGTCGGCGGCTACGACGAGCACTTCCAGCGCGCCCAAGACTGGGAGATGAACCACCGCATCCGCGAGAGCGGCGGCCTGGTGTGGTTCCAGCCCAGGATGCGCGTCACCTACCGGCCGAGGCCCAACCTCAGAGCCCTGGCCAAGCAGTACTTCCACTACGGCAGGTGGCGGCGCGTCGTGGCGCGCACCCACGAGGGCACGATCAACCTGCGCTACCTCGCGCCGCCGGCCGTCGTCGTCGCGATCGTGGCGGGCTTGCTGGTCTCGCCGTTCTTCCCGCTCGCGCTGATCGTCCCCGGCGGGTACATGCTGGCGATCACCGGCGGCTCGGTGCTGACCGGCAGCGGGCTGCCCGCACGGGCCAGGTTCGCGCTGCCGTTCGTCTACGCCACCATGCACCTGTCGTGGGGCTGGGGCTTCCTCACCAGCCCGCGCAAGCTCTCCCGACCCCAGCGCTGA
- a CDS encoding bifunctional cytidylyltransferase/SDR family oxidoreductase, producing the protein MESRLRTVGVLLAGGVGRRVGLGTPKQLIRIAGRSIIEHTLALFDAAPEIDEIVVLMTPGFTAEVAELVAARGFGKVSQVLEGGATRSETTWRALRALGSDECDVLLHDAVRPLLEPRIITECVEALKEARAVEVAIPSSDTIVVTAPGPGGEVVQEIPDRARLRRVQTPQGFRLSVIREAYERAFADPDFARRPATDDCGVVLRYLPEVPIVIVPGSERNIKVTHPVDVHIADALFQLAASTAPAASPAARREAFDGRSVVVFGDAAGIGAAVAELARGHGAVVRSFSRSVDGVRVEDPASVAKALAEVGRVDHVVYAAEAPHAGRLAEVSEAAVADVVNVNVLGPVTVARAAHPYLRETGGGLLFYAAPGPGSGGHGLHSATRAAVAELTRALADEWAGEGIRANCVSPRRPGSPVVAATTSVDLLASGLTGQVVDVLATTSDPAP; encoded by the coding sequence ATGGAATCTCGGCTGCGCACCGTGGGAGTGCTCCTCGCCGGGGGCGTCGGTCGGCGTGTCGGGCTCGGCACCCCGAAGCAGCTCATCAGGATCGCCGGCCGGTCGATCATCGAGCACACCCTCGCCCTGTTCGACGCCGCGCCCGAGATCGACGAGATCGTCGTGCTGATGACCCCCGGCTTCACCGCCGAGGTCGCCGAGCTGGTCGCCGCGCGCGGCTTCGGCAAGGTGAGCCAGGTGCTCGAAGGCGGCGCCACCCGCTCGGAGACCACGTGGCGGGCGCTACGCGCGCTCGGCTCCGACGAGTGCGACGTGCTCCTGCACGACGCCGTACGGCCGCTGCTGGAGCCCCGGATCATCACGGAGTGTGTCGAGGCGCTGAAGGAGGCGCGCGCGGTCGAGGTCGCCATCCCGAGCTCCGACACGATCGTCGTGACGGCGCCGGGGCCGGGCGGCGAGGTCGTCCAGGAGATCCCCGACCGGGCGCGGCTGCGTCGTGTCCAGACGCCGCAGGGCTTCAGGCTCTCGGTGATCCGTGAGGCGTACGAGCGGGCCTTCGCCGACCCTGACTTCGCCCGCCGGCCGGCCACCGACGACTGCGGCGTGGTGCTGCGGTACCTGCCCGAGGTGCCGATCGTGATCGTGCCCGGCAGCGAGCGCAACATCAAGGTCACCCACCCCGTCGACGTGCACATCGCCGACGCGCTCTTCCAGCTGGCCGCCTCGACGGCGCCGGCGGCCTCCCCCGCCGCCCGCCGCGAGGCGTTCGACGGCAGGAGCGTGGTCGTCTTCGGCGACGCCGCCGGGATCGGCGCGGCGGTGGCCGAGCTCGCCCGCGGGCACGGCGCCGTCGTGCGCTCCTTCTCCCGCTCGGTGGACGGCGTGCGGGTGGAGGACCCCGCCTCCGTCGCGAAGGCGCTGGCCGAGGTGGGCCGCGTCGACCACGTGGTGTACGCGGCCGAGGCGCCGCACGCGGGCAGGCTGGCGGAGGTCTCGGAGGCGGCGGTCGCCGACGTCGTCAACGTCAACGTGCTCGGGCCGGTGACCGTGGCGCGCGCGGCCCACCCCTATCTGAGGGAGACGGGCGGCGGGTTGCTGTTCTACGCCGCGCCGGGTCCCGGGAGCGGGGGCCACGGGCTGCACTCGGCGACCAGGGCCGCCGTCGCCGAACTCACGCGGGCGCTGGCCGACGAGTGGGCGGGCGAGGGCATCAGGGCGAACTGCGTCAGTCCCCGCCGTCCGGGATCGCCGGTGGTCGCCGCCACGACATCCGTCGACCTGCTGGCCTCGGGCCTGACGGGCCAGGTCGTCGACGTCCTCGCCACGACGAGTGACCCGGCCCCGTGA
- a CDS encoding CDP-alcohol phosphatidyltransferase family protein — MPESTTTTREGLTAAAVVLATTPAARLSCADGTLLDRINDQLLMLPVRDVHVVPQGGGLGADLRGVAKIARISTGPVVLLPADLIAHTEALAVLVEHPSRNTGALVSTDATVGPLRPPVRIARGRVLAAGSSYHVVPEANATFRGVLQVGEADLGTLADIADELAELADTGRLGPVTPIEAIDLLLVGLVRSGVSVRAARLGPLHADRVTAQSAADLAVTRLSDVDEAKVRLDSAVKADDGFFTTFFVSSWSPHLVRLAAKLKLTPNAVTGISVALAVLAAVWFSEGTRGAQILGAALLLLSFVLDCVDGQLARYTRTFSRLGAWVDAMADRLKEYVVYVGLALGYSAGLDAGNGGPEGIWRLAVAAMILQMLRHMVDFSFKGGMSDARRVGAAWARPPRSLLESVDVGRVAVPRQGVLGLAQRLEREKLTRWVKKAVVLPIGERMALIALTAALFNAKVTFMALLAWGGLALLYQLVGRIARSTA; from the coding sequence GTGCCAGAATCCACCACCACCACCCGAGAGGGCCTCACGGCGGCGGCCGTCGTGCTCGCCACGACCCCGGCCGCCCGGCTGTCGTGCGCGGACGGCACCCTGCTCGACCGGATCAACGACCAGCTGCTGATGCTACCCGTGCGCGACGTGCACGTGGTGCCGCAGGGCGGTGGCCTGGGCGCCGACCTGCGCGGCGTGGCCAAGATCGCGCGTATCTCCACGGGCCCGGTCGTCCTCCTGCCGGCCGACCTCATCGCGCACACCGAGGCGCTGGCGGTGCTCGTGGAGCACCCGTCCCGCAACACCGGCGCGCTGGTGAGCACCGACGCCACGGTCGGGCCGCTGCGCCCGCCCGTCAGGATCGCGCGCGGCAGGGTCCTGGCGGCCGGCAGCTCCTACCATGTGGTGCCCGAGGCCAACGCCACCTTCAGAGGCGTCCTGCAGGTCGGCGAGGCCGACCTCGGCACCCTGGCGGACATCGCCGACGAACTGGCCGAGCTGGCCGACACCGGCCGCCTCGGCCCCGTCACCCCGATCGAGGCGATCGACCTGCTGCTGGTCGGCCTCGTGCGCTCAGGGGTGAGCGTGCGCGCCGCGCGGCTCGGGCCGCTGCACGCCGACAGGGTCACCGCCCAGTCCGCCGCGGACCTGGCCGTGACCCGCCTGTCCGACGTCGACGAGGCCAAGGTACGGCTCGACAGCGCGGTCAAGGCCGACGACGGCTTCTTCACCACCTTCTTCGTCAGCTCGTGGTCGCCCCATCTGGTCCGCCTGGCCGCGAAGCTGAAGCTCACGCCCAACGCGGTGACCGGCATCTCCGTCGCCCTGGCGGTGCTGGCGGCGGTGTGGTTCTCGGAGGGCACCAGGGGCGCCCAGATCCTCGGCGCCGCGCTGCTGCTGCTGTCGTTCGTGCTCGACTGCGTGGACGGCCAGCTCGCCCGCTACACCCGCACGTTCTCGCGGCTCGGCGCGTGGGTCGACGCGATGGCCGACCGGCTGAAGGAGTACGTCGTCTACGTCGGTCTCGCCCTCGGCTACTCCGCGGGGCTCGACGCCGGCAACGGAGGGCCCGAGGGGATCTGGCGGCTGGCCGTGGCGGCGATGATCCTCCAGATGCTCAGGCACATGGTCGACTTCTCCTTCAAGGGCGGCATGTCCGACGCCAGGCGCGTCGGCGCCGCGTGGGCCAGGCCGCCGAGGTCGCTGCTGGAGTCGGTGGACGTGGGCCGCGTCGCCGTACCTCGGCAGGGGGTGCTCGGGCTCGCGCAGCGGCTGGAGCGCGAGAAGCTCACCCGATGGGTGAAGAAGGCGGTCGTGCTGCCGATCGGCGAGCGGATGGCGCTGATCGCGCTCACCGCCGCGCTCTTCAACGCCAAGGTGACCTTCATGGCGTTGCTGGCCTGGGGTGGTCTCGCCCTCCTCTACCAACTCGTCGGCAGGATCGCGAGGTCCACCGCATGA
- a CDS encoding DUF5941 domain-containing protein, with product MISVHMVPVPRSTVVAYRDDGPLSRGMGALVAGQLPPLPPAIAGAFVTGILLLVGVGGTDGLAVFAPAVTLLLAGPGSSHPHDGRLDWLVPPILRMTEYVFVAAVCFGHDLHPVLIFALLGAMAFHHYDLVYRIRQRVYPPPLLATAGLGWDGRMLAVAVGVIIGQMTAMCVLLAVYLWCLFGWESLTCWLAAPRSGVDAAEMGTPD from the coding sequence ATGATCTCCGTGCACATGGTGCCCGTTCCGCGCAGCACCGTGGTCGCCTACCGCGACGACGGGCCGCTCTCGCGCGGCATGGGCGCGCTCGTGGCGGGCCAGCTGCCGCCGCTGCCTCCGGCGATCGCCGGAGCGTTCGTCACCGGCATCCTGCTCCTGGTCGGCGTGGGCGGCACCGACGGGCTCGCGGTGTTCGCGCCCGCCGTGACGCTGCTGCTGGCCGGCCCCGGCAGCTCGCACCCGCACGACGGCAGGCTCGACTGGCTGGTACCCCCGATCCTGCGGATGACCGAGTACGTCTTCGTCGCGGCCGTCTGTTTCGGCCACGACCTGCACCCGGTGCTCATCTTCGCGCTGCTCGGCGCGATGGCCTTCCATCACTACGACCTGGTCTACCGGATCAGGCAGCGCGTCTACCCGCCGCCGTTGCTGGCCACCGCGGGGCTCGGCTGGGACGGGCGGATGCTGGCCGTGGCGGTCGGAGTGATCATCGGCCAGATGACCGCCATGTGCGTGCTGCTGGCCGTCTATCTGTGGTGCCTGTTCGGCTGGGAATCACTGACGTGCTGGCTGGCCGCGCCCCGCTCCGGGGTGGATGCAGCCGAAATGGGAACTCCCGACTAA
- a CDS encoding IS5 family transposase, with the protein MAEQRPYPSDLSDARWALIEPVLSAWRADRRGTGLDIGRPCEHDLRAILNAILYVDRTGIPWRYLPHEYPPWQTVYGYFAHWQKDGVFTQLTGLLRRLVRTAEGRDPEPSACIIDAQSVKTSANAPAASQGYDAGKKIAGRKRSIVTDTLGLLLAVLVTAAGVSDGAAGLPLLTQVAEDHPTITKAWADSAYRTKVIEGGAALGIDVEVVRRDPATRGFTALPRRWVAERTLGWLMLHRRLVRDYEALPARSEAMIHIAMIDLMTRRLARESTPTWRGT; encoded by the coding sequence ATGGCCGAGCAGCGACCGTACCCCAGCGACCTGTCCGACGCACGATGGGCGCTCATCGAACCAGTGCTGAGCGCCTGGCGCGCCGACCGCCGCGGCACAGGCCTCGACATCGGCCGCCCCTGCGAGCACGACCTGCGCGCCATCCTGAACGCCATCCTCTACGTCGACCGCACCGGCATCCCCTGGCGCTACCTGCCGCACGAGTACCCACCCTGGCAGACCGTCTACGGCTACTTCGCCCACTGGCAGAAAGACGGGGTCTTCACCCAGCTCACCGGCCTGCTCCGGCGATTAGTGCGCACCGCCGAAGGCCGCGATCCCGAACCGAGCGCCTGCATCATCGACGCTCAGAGCGTCAAGACCTCCGCCAACGCGCCCGCGGCCAGCCAGGGCTACGACGCCGGCAAGAAGATCGCCGGCCGCAAACGCAGCATCGTCACCGACACCCTCGGCCTGCTACTCGCCGTGCTGGTCACCGCCGCCGGCGTCTCCGACGGCGCCGCCGGACTGCCCCTGCTGACCCAGGTCGCCGAAGACCACCCGACCATCACCAAGGCCTGGGCCGACAGCGCCTACCGCACCAAGGTCATCGAAGGCGGCGCCGCCCTCGGCATCGACGTCGAAGTCGTCCGCCGCGACCCTGCCACCAGGGGCTTCACCGCCCTGCCCCGCCGCTGGGTCGCCGAACGGACCCTCGGCTGGCTCATGCTCCACCGCCGACTGGTCCGCGACTACGAGGCCCTGCCCGCTCGATCCGAAGCCATGATTCACATCGCCATGATCGATCTGATGACCCGCCGCCTCGCCCGCGAATCCACCCCAACCTGGCGAGGCACCTGA
- a CDS encoding sugar phosphate nucleotidyltransferase: MLGMVLAAGAGRRLRPYTDTLPKALVPVDGETTIMDISLRNLAAVDLRDVVIVVGYAAQAVHERKADFERRYGVKIELVHNDKAEEWNNAYSLWCARDHFAQGALLVNGDTVHPVSVEETLLSAPATSDILLAVDDVKTLADEEMKVTLRDGSLQRITKLMDPADAYGEYIGATLIRPGAAQKLADALQATFERDPQLYYEDGYQELVERGEQIHVAPIGKVEWVEVDNHDDLNKARDIAARY, translated from the coding sequence TTGCTGGGAATGGTGCTGGCCGCCGGGGCCGGACGACGCCTGCGGCCGTACACCGACACGCTGCCCAAGGCGCTCGTGCCGGTCGACGGAGAAACCACGATCATGGACATCTCGCTGCGCAACCTCGCCGCGGTGGACCTGCGTGACGTGGTGATCGTGGTCGGATACGCGGCACAGGCCGTACACGAGCGCAAGGCCGACTTCGAACGGCGTTACGGCGTGAAGATCGAGCTCGTGCACAACGACAAGGCCGAGGAGTGGAACAACGCCTACTCCCTGTGGTGCGCGCGCGACCACTTCGCGCAGGGCGCGCTGCTGGTCAACGGCGACACCGTGCACCCCGTCTCGGTGGAGGAGACGCTGCTGTCGGCTCCGGCCACCAGCGACATCCTGCTCGCCGTCGACGACGTCAAGACGCTCGCCGACGAGGAGATGAAGGTGACGCTGCGCGACGGCTCGCTCCAGCGCATCACCAAGCTGATGGACCCCGCCGACGCCTACGGCGAGTACATCGGCGCGACCCTCATCCGACCCGGCGCCGCCCAGAAGCTGGCCGACGCCCTGCAGGCCACCTTCGAGCGCGATCCTCAGCTCTACTACGAGGACGGCTACCAGGAGCTGGTCGAGCGCGGCGAGCAGATCCACGTCGCGCCGATCGGCAAGGTCGAGTGGGTCGAGGTCGACAACCACGACGACCTGAACAAGGCCCGCGACATCGCCGCCCGTTACTAG
- a CDS encoding iron-containing alcohol dehydrogenase family protein — protein MLPAPLTMEVRRGAVAQLGALLADSRVATSGRVAVAVGPGQGDHIEGLIALTLSEAEVFRVADGSVDAAVSLGADLRKGAYEVVVGVGGGRTIDATKYAASLAGIPMVAVATNLSHDGICSPTASLVYEGGKGSFGVPMPLAILVDLDFVHTAPDALVRSGVGDVVSNLSAIEDWQLANVERGEPIDGLACSMARTSAEALIGRRDSIESDAFLTVLAESLILSGMSMVIAGSSRPSSGGDHEILHAVDQLFPGTSNHGELAGIGAAFCFFLREDEARLAQVVDCLRQHQLPVTPGDIGLSVEQFTEAVMLAPSTRPGRYTILEHLRLSESEVRDRVESYVRAFGS, from the coding sequence ATGCTGCCCGCCCCCCTGACCATGGAGGTACGGCGGGGCGCGGTCGCGCAGCTCGGCGCGCTGCTGGCCGACAGCAGGGTGGCCACCTCAGGCCGGGTCGCCGTGGCGGTCGGCCCTGGACAGGGCGACCACATCGAGGGTCTCATCGCGCTGACCCTCTCCGAGGCGGAGGTGTTCCGCGTCGCCGACGGCTCGGTCGACGCCGCCGTCTCGCTCGGCGCCGACCTGCGCAAGGGTGCCTACGAGGTGGTCGTCGGGGTGGGCGGCGGCCGCACGATCGACGCCACCAAGTACGCCGCCTCCCTGGCCGGGATCCCCATGGTGGCCGTGGCCACCAACCTCTCCCACGACGGCATCTGCTCGCCGACCGCCTCGCTGGTCTACGAGGGCGGCAAGGGCTCCTTCGGGGTGCCGATGCCGCTGGCCATCCTCGTCGACCTCGACTTCGTGCACACCGCGCCCGACGCGCTCGTCAGGTCGGGCGTGGGCGACGTGGTGAGCAACCTGTCGGCGATCGAGGACTGGCAGCTGGCCAACGTCGAGCGGGGCGAGCCGATCGACGGCCTGGCCTGCTCGATGGCGCGCACCTCGGCCGAGGCGCTGATCGGCCGCAGGGATTCGATCGAATCCGACGCGTTCCTGACCGTTCTCGCCGAATCGCTGATCCTGTCGGGGATGTCCATGGTGATCGCGGGCTCCTCGCGTCCCTCCAGTGGCGGAGATCATGAGATCCTTCATGCCGTGGATCAGCTCTTCCCCGGCACGTCCAACCATGGCGAGCTCGCCGGGATCGGTGCCGCCTTCTGTTTCTTCCTCAGGGAGGACGAGGCCAGGCTGGCGCAGGTGGTCGACTGCCTGAGGCAGCACCAGCTTCCTGTCACGCCGGGCGACATCGGTCTGAGCGTGGAGCAGTTCACCGAGGCCGTCATGCTGGCGCCCTCCACCCGTCCAGGTCGCTACACGATCCTCGAGCACCTGCGGCTGTCGGAGTCAGAGGTTCGCGATCGGGTGGAGAGCTATGTCCGGGCCTTCGGTAGCTGA